In Chiloscyllium plagiosum isolate BGI_BamShark_2017 chromosome 39, ASM401019v2, whole genome shotgun sequence, one genomic interval encodes:
- the prrg2 gene encoding transmembrane gamma-carboxyglutamic acid protein 2: MVTSQLLYVVLLISTLTENPLIDARTLPQQGDIQDEVFLEESQATGFLRRKLMYNSWDFELITPGNLQRECYEEICNYEEAHEIFEDDEKTREFWTKYMKGMKPGGPTAHRFDVAGLVAGLIGGFVLLILIGLLVIYFCKQRGKRADRPPEYRGRIPNPANHPAAEPSEELPLTNLEANAPGLPSYEEALTRSGHYDAPPPPYAGGATREQRPS; encoded by the exons ATGGTTACCAGTCAGTTATTATATGTGGTCCTTCTAATCTCCACTCTCACCGAGAATCCTTTGATCGATGCACGGACACTGCCGCAACAAGGAGACATTCAGGATGAAG TGTTCCTCGAGGAAAGCCAAGCAACTGGCTTCTTGCGTCGGAAGCTGATGTACAATAGCTGGGATTTTGAACTCATCACCCCTGGAAATCTGCAGCGAGAATGCTATGAAGAAATCTGCAATTATGAGGAAGCTCACGAAATCTTTGAGGATGACGAGAAGACA cgCGAGTTTTGGACGAAGTATATGAAAGGTATGAAACCAG GTGGCCCCACTGCTCACAGGTTTGATGTCGCTGGGCTGGTAGCAGGACTGATTGGTGGATTTGTTCTCCTCATCCTCATTGGGCTGCTCGTCATCTACTTTTGCAAACAAAGGGGGAAGAGAGCCGACAG ACCACCCGAGTATCGTGGACGAATCCCCAACCCAGCCAACCATCCAGCTGCTGAGCCGAGTGAAGAGCTGCCCTTGACCAATCTGGAGGCGAACGCCCCTGGGCTTCCCTCGTATGAGGAGGCATTGACAAGATCAGGACATTATgatgcccctcccccaccatATGCAGG TGGAGCTACACGTGAGCAGCGACCAAGCTGA